Part of the Virgibacillus natechei genome is shown below.
CTTGCTCGTGCCGTTGCAGGTGAAGCTGGGACGCCGTTCTTCTCAATAAGTGGTTCAGACTTTGTGGAGATGTTCGTTGGTGTTGGTGCTTCTCGTGTACGTGATCTATTTGAAAACGCGAAGAAAAACGCGCCATGTATCATATTTATTGATGAAATTGATGCAGTTGGTAGACAACGTGGTGCAGGCCTTGGCGGTGGTCATGATGAACGTGAACAAACATTAAACCAGTTACTAGTGGAAATGGATGGATTTGGAGCCAACGAAGGTATCATCTTAATCGCAGCAACAAACCGTGCGGATATCCTTGACCCAGCGTTACTCCGTCCAGGACGTTTTGACCGTCAAATTACGGTTGATCGCCCAGATGTTAAAGGACGCCAAGATGTGTTAAAAGTTCATGCTAGAGATAAACCGCTAGATGACACAGTTGACTTAAAAACAGTTGCAATGCGGACGCCAGGGTTTTCGGGAGCTGATTTAGAGAATTTATTAAATGAAGCAGCTCTCGTAGCAGCCAGAAGTGACCGTCATAAAGTTAATATGTTTGACGTCGATGAAGCAATCGATCGCGTTATTGCAGGTCCTTCTAAGAAGAGTAGGGTTATTTCGAAAAAAGAACGAAACATTGTGGCATACCATGAAAGTGGACACACCATTATTGGAATGGTTCTCGAGGATGCTGACTTAGTTCACAAGGTTACGATTGTACCGCGTGGTCAAGCTGGTGGTTATGCTGTTATGCTACCAAAAGAAGATCGCTACTTTATGACGAAACCAGAACTGTTCGATAAAGTTATTGGTCTGTTGGGTGGCCGTGTTGCCGAAGAAGTGATGTTTGGTGAAGTAAGTACCGGCGCATCAAATGACTTCCAACGCGCTACTGGCATTGTTCGTAAAATGATTACTGAATTTGGTATGAGTGATAAGATTGGTCCGCTTCAATTCACAAGTGGCGGTGGCGGTGATGTTTTCTTAGGTCGTGATATTGGCAACGAGCAAAACTATAGTGATACGATTGCCCATGACATCGATCAGGAAATGCAAAACTTTATTAACTACTGTTATGATCGTGCTAAAACAATTCTTACAGAAAATAAAGATAAACTGGAGCTTGTAGCACAAACACTTCTTGAAGTAGAGACATTGGATGCAAAACAAATTAAATCATTAATGGATCATGGTGTACTACCAGAGCCTGAAAAAGAAGACGCTGATTCAGAAGATGTAAAAGTGAACATCCAATCGAAAGAAGAAGCAGAAACATCTGTGCCTAATGAAGAATCAGAAACAAAAGAAGAAAGCACAGAACAACAAGACACAGCCAATAAACCATTGACAGAGCAAGAAAAAGAAGAAATTTTTAAAGACAACAAGCCTTCTTCAGACGATATAGATAAAAAAGAATAATTTCAAAAAGTGCAGTCACTTATGAATATAGTGGCTGCACTTTTTTCTTCTGAAATTAAAATGTGGTATATTAATAAAAGGCTCTTTCGTAAGTGTTATTGCTTTTAAATTTTCGGAGTTAATATAAGTGTGACGTATGCGCTGGGTTTCTTTTCGCTGCGGACCGTTGCTTTCCGTAGCGGGTAAAAAGCATCATAAATTACGTCTTACTTTATAAATCTTGAGTCAAAAACAACAATTCTTTTTGTTGGGACGAGTAATCGTAGCCTCAATCTTTTAGAAAATAGCCAATAAAAAAGAAAAAACTTGTAACTTTATGAATAGGAAGGTTTGGGATGGGATGTTATTTGTTCTCGATGTAGGAAATACGAATACAGTGCTTGGTGTTTTTGAAGAAAATGAATTAAAGCATGAATGGCGAATCAAAACGGATCGTTACAAGACGGAAGATGAGTTCGGCGTACTGATTAAATCATTGTTTGACCATAAAGGGGTCTCCTTTTCAGATATTCACGGTGTTGCCATATCAACAGTGGTTCCTCCGATAATGTACGCACTTGAAAAAATGAGTCATATTTATTTTGATATAGACCCTTTAGTTATAGGGAGAGAGACGGTACAATCCTCACTGAAAATGCGTTACCCTAATCCGCGGGAAATTGGAGCAGATCGAATTGTTAATGCTGTAGGAGCGATTGAAACGTTTGGTGCACCACTCATTATTATTGATTTTGGTACTGCTACAACCTTTTGTTTTATAAACGAACAAAAAGAATATCAGGGAGGCATCATCTCCCCAGGTGTTGATATTTCGATGGAGGCATTATATAGTAAGGCGTCTAAGCTTCCTAAAATTGAAATTCAAGCACCAGATAATATAGTAGGAACGTCAACGGTAGAAGCAATGCAGTCTGGTGTTTTTTATGGATATGTTGCACAAGTAGACGGTATAATAACACGTATTGAACACCAAATGGGTAGCAAACCAAAGGTAATTGCTACTGGGGGATTAGCATCGTTGATAGCTGGTGAATCTGAAACAATTGATTATGTTGATAGCTACTTAACGTTAAAAGGTTTAAATTTGATCTATCAAAAAAACAGACAAATATAAAGGAGGTTTTCGGTATGAAGGATTATTTAGTCAAAGCAACAACGCATCAAGGTATGGTTCGTGCATATGCAGCTATATCGACAAACACAGTAGAGGAAGTGTGTAGAAGACAGGATACATGGGCGACCGCAACTGCTGCTTTAGGGCGTACCGTTACAATAACAGCAATGATGGGTGCGATGCTTAAAGGAGAAGAGACAATTACTGTAAAAATGGAAGGTGATGGGCCAGTAGGTGTTATCATTGCAGATGGTAATGCCAACGGTGAGACTCGTGGTTATATAACAAATCCACATGTTGATTTTGATTTAAACGATCATGGGAAATTAGATGTCGCGCGTGCGGTTGGTACGTCAGGGAGTCTTCGTGTTATCAAGGATTTAGGGTTAAAGGATTATTTTACAGGAGAAGTGCCGATTATTTCCGGGGAAATTGGGGAAGATTTTACTTATTATTTTGCGCATTCGGAACAAACCCCTTCTGCAGTAGGTGCGGGCGTATTAGTTAATCCTGATCACTCGGTACTGGCCTCTGGTGGGTTTATTATTCAAGTGATGCCAGGAGCTGACGAAGAACTAATTAATGAATTAGAGGAACAAATCCAATCATTTCCTGCAATATCCTCCCTCATCCAAGAAGGAAATTCACCAGAGGAAATTTTACAACGCTTGTTTCCTGATGAAGAGGTGAAAATGCTAGAACAGTTGCCACTTGTATTTAAATGTAAATGTTCCAGAGATCGGATCGAACAAGCGATTAGTGGTTTAGGGGCTAAAGAGATTCAAAGTATGATTGAGGAAGATCATGGTGCGGAAGCTAGTTGCCATTTTTGTAATGAAGTTTATCGTTTTACAGAAGATGAACTTGAATTGTTAAAGTAGAATAATCATGAATTACTGGGAAGGAAGTCATCAATGTCAAGGAAATTACTGCTAGGAATTATCGTTGTGCTAGTCATTACAAATATTGCTTCATTGCTGTTTTGGAATAACGACAATGCAAATGTAGCAAGTGATGAAGAAGTAGATATAGATACGGAAGAAGCAGTAGCATCTATTGGTGGTGAAGAAGTTAGCTATCAGGACTGGATGGGTGCTTTAAGAAGTACATATGGGGAAAATCAATTAAAAACAATGATCGACTATGCGGTAGTTAATCAACTGGCCAATGAAAAAAATATAGAAGTAGATGATAAAGTTGTGGAACGAGAGGTAGCGTTATTAACATCAATGCAAGGGATAATGACTGCAGAGGAATTTGAGGCGGAAGAGGAAGCGTGGCGTGAAGATATTCGTTATCGCTACCAATTGGAAAAATTGTTAACAGAGGATGCGACCATTCCTGAAGAGGAAATTCAACGTTATTATGATGAATACGGAAATCAATATGATTTCACATCGACTATGCAACTCTCCCATATTCTTGTACGGGATTTGGATACTGCTGAACAAGTTACGGAAGAACTAGAAGAAGGAGCTTCCTTTGATTTACTTGCACAAGAGTATTCGATAGATGAAGAAACGAAGGACGAGGGTGGTTACCTTGGCTTTATAAATACGAATAGTCAATTCTTTCCGAACGGTTATGAGGAGGTAGCTGCTGATATAGAAGAGCACTCCTATAGCGAGCCATTTCGAGCTGATCGTGGGATAGCGATCATTTACGTTCACCGAAAGCTCCCGGCCATTGAGTTTACATATGAGGAAATGAAACCATATGTTGAAAGTGAGTTAGCCTTACAAGAATTAAATCAATCGCTCACAGCAACCCCTTTATGGGAAGAACTGGAAATAGACTGGATATATGCTGAATAATGGATGTAAGAGGATATTCAACTATTAGTTGACATTATTCTGAGAATAACGTACATTTGAATTAATCATACAAAATAACTAGGGATTAGGAGGCAGTATTATGAGAGTAGGAAATGATATTGCTAGTTTAATTGGAGAAACACCAATTGTTAAGCTAAACCGCATGACAGATGCAGATAGTGCGGATATTTATTTGAAATTGGAATTTATGAATCCTGGAAGTTCGGTTAAGGATCGTATTGCTATGTCCATGATCGAAGCAGCAGAAAAAGACGGTTCTTTAAAAGATGGGGACACAATTATTGAGCCGACAAGTGGAAATACTGGTATTGGTTTAGCAATGGTGGCTGCAGCGAAGGGATATAAAACAATCTTAGTAATGCCAGATACCATGAGTAACGAGCGTCGTAATTTACTCCGAGCCTATGGCGCTGAGTTAGTATTAACTCCAGGTGCAGAAGCGATGAAAGGTGCTATTAAGAAGGCTGAAGAATTAAAAGCAGCAAATGGCTATTTCATGCCACAGCAATTTAATAATGAAGCAAACACCGAGGTTCATGCACGTACAACCGGAAAAGAAATCGTTGAACAAATGAACGAAGGACTTGATGCGTTCGTTTCTGGTATTGGAACAGGTGGGACCATTACAGGTGCAGGAAAAGTTCTAAAGGAACATTATAAAGGTATTAAGCTCTATGCTGTAGAGCCTGAGGATTCCCCGGTTTTAGCTGGCGGATCTCCGGGGCCACATAAAATTCAAGGAATTGGTGCGGGTTTTGTACCTGGTATATTGGATACAACAATTTATGAGGAAGTGCTTGGTGTATCCAATAATGAAGCAATGGAAACAGCACGTGAAGTTGCGACAACAAATGGGGTTCTCGGTGGCGTTTCAGCAGGGGCCGCAGTGGCTGCAGCTAAAAAAGTAGCGAAGCAATTAGGCAAAGGCAAAAAAGTACTTGCGATATTACCAGATAACGGAGAGCGTTATCTGTCGACTCCTTTGTATCAATTTGAGGGAGATAACAAATAATAGAATGAAAAGGAAGG
Proteins encoded:
- the ftsH gene encoding ATP-dependent zinc metalloprotease FtsH yields the protein MKRIFGNAFFWILIFLVVVAVIGVFQGDTDEQVEYNVQEFMDALNNGEIEEMTMQPANGIVRYSGTLTDGEQPFIAEVPDNTEIVASVTDQATQQSVLHVEEEEQPNAFVSFLTMMLPFLIIGLIFFFILSRAQGGGGGGGGKMMNFGKSKAKMYTEDKKKVRFADVAGADEEKQELVEVVDFLKDPRKFAAVGARIPKGVLLVGPPGTGKTLLARAVAGEAGTPFFSISGSDFVEMFVGVGASRVRDLFENAKKNAPCIIFIDEIDAVGRQRGAGLGGGHDEREQTLNQLLVEMDGFGANEGIILIAATNRADILDPALLRPGRFDRQITVDRPDVKGRQDVLKVHARDKPLDDTVDLKTVAMRTPGFSGADLENLLNEAALVAARSDRHKVNMFDVDEAIDRVIAGPSKKSRVISKKERNIVAYHESGHTIIGMVLEDADLVHKVTIVPRGQAGGYAVMLPKEDRYFMTKPELFDKVIGLLGGRVAEEVMFGEVSTGASNDFQRATGIVRKMITEFGMSDKIGPLQFTSGGGGDVFLGRDIGNEQNYSDTIAHDIDQEMQNFINYCYDRAKTILTENKDKLELVAQTLLEVETLDAKQIKSLMDHGVLPEPEKEDADSEDVKVNIQSKEEAETSVPNEESETKEESTEQQDTANKPLTEQEKEEIFKDNKPSSDDIDKKE
- a CDS encoding type III pantothenate kinase, coding for MLFVLDVGNTNTVLGVFEENELKHEWRIKTDRYKTEDEFGVLIKSLFDHKGVSFSDIHGVAISTVVPPIMYALEKMSHIYFDIDPLVIGRETVQSSLKMRYPNPREIGADRIVNAVGAIETFGAPLIIIDFGTATTFCFINEQKEYQGGIISPGVDISMEALYSKASKLPKIEIQAPDNIVGTSTVEAMQSGVFYGYVAQVDGIITRIEHQMGSKPKVIATGGLASLIAGESETIDYVDSYLTLKGLNLIYQKNRQI
- the hslO gene encoding Hsp33 family molecular chaperone HslO, which codes for MKDYLVKATTHQGMVRAYAAISTNTVEEVCRRQDTWATATAALGRTVTITAMMGAMLKGEETITVKMEGDGPVGVIIADGNANGETRGYITNPHVDFDLNDHGKLDVARAVGTSGSLRVIKDLGLKDYFTGEVPIISGEIGEDFTYYFAHSEQTPSAVGAGVLVNPDHSVLASGGFIIQVMPGADEELINELEEQIQSFPAISSLIQEGNSPEEILQRLFPDEEVKMLEQLPLVFKCKCSRDRIEQAISGLGAKEIQSMIEEDHGAEASCHFCNEVYRFTEDELELLK
- a CDS encoding peptidylprolyl isomerase, translated to MSRKLLLGIIVVLVITNIASLLFWNNDNANVASDEEVDIDTEEAVASIGGEEVSYQDWMGALRSTYGENQLKTMIDYAVVNQLANEKNIEVDDKVVEREVALLTSMQGIMTAEEFEAEEEAWREDIRYRYQLEKLLTEDATIPEEEIQRYYDEYGNQYDFTSTMQLSHILVRDLDTAEQVTEELEEGASFDLLAQEYSIDEETKDEGGYLGFINTNSQFFPNGYEEVAADIEEHSYSEPFRADRGIAIIYVHRKLPAIEFTYEEMKPYVESELALQELNQSLTATPLWEELEIDWIYAE
- the cysK gene encoding cysteine synthase A, yielding MRVGNDIASLIGETPIVKLNRMTDADSADIYLKLEFMNPGSSVKDRIAMSMIEAAEKDGSLKDGDTIIEPTSGNTGIGLAMVAAAKGYKTILVMPDTMSNERRNLLRAYGAELVLTPGAEAMKGAIKKAEELKAANGYFMPQQFNNEANTEVHARTTGKEIVEQMNEGLDAFVSGIGTGGTITGAGKVLKEHYKGIKLYAVEPEDSPVLAGGSPGPHKIQGIGAGFVPGILDTTIYEEVLGVSNNEAMETAREVATTNGVLGGVSAGAAVAAAKKVAKQLGKGKKVLAILPDNGERYLSTPLYQFEGDNK